Part of the Paracoccus sp. S3-43 genome, TTCAGGATCATGATGACGCCGAAATGCACCGGATCGACGCCGAAGGCCGCGACCACCGGCAGGAAGATCGGCGTGGTGATGATGATCAGCGGCGACATGTCCATGAAGGTGCCCAGCACCAGCAGCACGATGTTGATCATCAGCAGGATCACGAAGGGATTGTTCGATACCGACTGCATCCAGTCGAGCGAGATCTGCGCCACATGCAGATAGGCCATCAGCCAGCCGAAGGCCCCCGCCATGCCGATGATCAACAGGACCATCGCGGTCGTGCGCACCGCCTGCTGGGTGGCGTGGACGAAATCCGACCAGGACATGCTGCGATAGACGACCATCGTCACCAGCAGCGCGTAAAGCACCGCGATGCAGGAACTTTCGGTGGCGGTGAAGATGCCCGACCGGACGCCGCCGAAGATGATGGCGATCAGCAGCATTCCGGGGATGGATTCCAGCAGGAAGCGGAACACGCGGGCAAAGCCGGGAAAAGGCTCGGTCGGATAGCCGCGCTGCCGGGCGACGGCATAGGCGGTGATCGACAGCGCGACCGCCAGCAGCAGGCCCGGAATGATCCCCGCCGTGAACAGGTCGGCGATGGAAATCCGCCCCCCGCCCGAGATCGAATAGATGATCATGTTGTGGCTGGGCGGAAGAAGCAGCGCGATCAGCGCCGCCATCGAGGTCACGTTGACCGCGTAATCGGCGCCGTAACCGCGCGCCTTCATCTGCGGGATCATGATGCCGCCGACCGCCGCCGCCTCGGCCACCGCCGACCCGGAGATGCCGCCGAACAGGGTCGATGCGGCGATGTTGACCTGTCCCAACCCGCCCCGGACATGGCCGATCAGCGACCCGGCGAAGGCCACGATCCGCGCGGCGATGCCGCCCCTGACCATCAGGTCGCCCGCGAAGATGAAGAACGGGATGGCCATCAGCGTGAAGACCGAAATCCCCGCCGACAGCCGCTGGAACACCACCAGCGGCGGCAGGCCCAGATAGCCGACGGTGGCCAGGCTGGAAATGCCCAGGCAGAAGGCAATCGGGGTGCCGATCAGCATCAGCAGCGTGAAGACGCCGAACAGGATCAGGTATTCCATGTCAAGCCTCGGTCATCAGGATGTCTTCGGCGTCGGGCGGCGTCTCGACCATGCGGCCCGACAGGCGGTTCAGCAGGTGTTCCAGCACGAACAGCGTCATCAGGACGCCGCCCGCGAACAGCGGCATATAGCCGAAGCCCCCCGGCAGCCGGATCACCGGCAGGGTGGAATCCCAGGTCCGGGCCATCAGCTGCCAGCCATAGACCGCCATGCCGATGCTGAAGGCCAGCACCGCCAGATCGGACAGGGCCTTCAGCCAGGTTCCCGCGCTGTCGGGCAGGAAGAACAGCAGCACGTCGAAGCCCATGTGAAAGCTTTCATGGACCCCCACGGCGGCTCCCAGGAAGATGAACCAGCTCATCAGCAGGATCGCCACGGGTTCGACCCACAGCAGGCTGTCGTTCATGACATAGCGCATGAAGACCTGCGCAAAGACGATGATGGTCATCGCCACCAGCCCGGTCCCCGCTAGCCACAGGCTGATCCGGGAAAGCCAGGCGTTCAAGCGCGACAATGCGGCGATGCTGCCTTGCATGGCGTCACCTTTCGATTGCGGAAAGGAAAGGCTCGCGACCGAGGCCGCGAGCCGATGCGTCACTGGGTTTCCTGGATGCGCCTGACCAGATCCTGCGCCTCGGGCGTGGTCACGTATTTCTCATAGACGGGGGCCATCGCCTCGATGAAGGCGGTCTTGTCGACGTCCTTGATGACCTCGGCGCCCGCGGCCACGACCTTGTCCTCGCTGGCCTTTTCCTGCTCGGCCCACAGGCGGCGCTGCACCGTGGCGGAATTCTTCGCCGCCGTGCGCAGGATGTCCTGATCCTCGGGGGTCAGCTTGTCCCAGGCGATCCTGGATACCGCGACCAGTTCCGGGACCATCAGGTGCTGGTCCAGGGTGAAATACTTCGCCACCTCGACATGGCCCGAACTGTCATAGGAGGGGAAGTTGTTCTCGGCCCCGTCGATCACGCCCGTCTGGATCGAGGAATAGACCTCGCCGTAAGGCATCGGCGTGGCATTGGCGCCAAGCGCCGACATCATGTCCACGAAGACATCGTTCTGCATGACGCGGAACTTCATGCCGGCCAGATCCTCGACCGACCGGATCGGCTTTTGCGAGTTATAGAAGTTGCGCGCGCCGCCGTCGTAATAGGCCAGCGCGATCAGATCCTTTTCGGCAAAGGCCGCCGCGATCTCCTCGCCGATGGGACCGTCCATGACGGCGTGCTGGTGGTCCTCGGACCGGAACAGATAGGGCAGGGACATCAGCTGCGTGACCGGCACGATGTCGTTGAACGACCCGAAGGATGCGCGGATCATGTCGATCACGCCGAACTGGGTCTGTTCGATGGTGTCCTTCTCCTCGCCCAGCTGGGCCGAGGGGAAGACCTCGATGCAGATGCGGCCCGCGGTCTTTTCCTTGACCTCGCTCGCCATGGCCTTGACGCCCTCGACGGTCGGATAGCCGTCGGGATGGGTGTCGGAGGACCGCAGCGTGATCTCGCAATCGGCGGCAGAGGCAAGGCTGGCCGAACACAGCAGGGCGGCAAGGGTGGTGGTGACGAACTTCATGGTTTTCCTCCCGTTGGTGAAGTTCAGAGTTTGTAGGCCTTCTTGGCGAGGCCGTAGGTCAACTGGTGCGCAAGCGCGGGCGCCTCGTCCGCGTGCAGGCGTCCGGTGGCGACCAGCGTCGCAAGGAAGCCGCAATCGACCCGCCGCGCGACATCGTGGCGCGCGGGGATCGAGCAGAAGGCGCGGGTATCGTCGTTGAACCCCACCGTGTTATGGAAGCCGGCGGTCTCCGTGGTCATCTCGCGGAACCGCCGCATTCCTTCGGGGCTGTCATGGAACCACCAGGGCGGGCCAAGCCGCAGGCAGGGATAGACCCCCGCCAGCGGCGCCAGTTCGCGGGAATAGGCGGTCTCGTCCAGGGTGAACAGGATCACCGTCAGGTCGGGGCGCATCCCCACCGCGTTCAGCAGCGGGCGCAGGGCGGCGACGTAATCGGTGCGGCCGGGAATGTCGAAGCCCTTGTCGCGGCCATGCACGGCCATCACCGGGCCGGAATGGTTGCGCCGCGAGCCCGGATGGATTTGCAGGACCAGCCCGTCCTCCAGGCTCATCCGCGCCATTTCGGTCAGCATCTGCCCGCGAAAGGCGTCGGCCTCATCCGCCGAGCAGGTGCCGCAGAGCGCCTTCTGGAACAGCGCGGCGGCCTCGGCCTGGGGCAGATCCTCGGTCCGGGCGCTGGCGTGGCCGTGGTCGCTGGAGGTCGCGCCGTGGTCCTTGAAGAATGCCCGCCGCGCCCGGTGCGCGTCCAGATAGCCCGTCCAGGTCGCGGTATCGAAACCGGTCTGCTGACCCAGAAGCGCCACGTTGTCGGCAAAGCCCGCCACCTGGGGGTCCACCACGCCGTCGGGGCGATAGGCGGTCACGACGCGGCCGCCCCAGCCCGAATCGCGGATCATCCGGTGCCAGCGCAGATCGTCGGTCGCGGCCTCGGTCGTGGCGATGACCTCGATGTTGAAGCGCTTGAACAGCGCGCGGGGGCGGAATTCGGGCCGCGCCAGGCAATCGGCGATATGGTCGTAATACCAGTCCGCCGTCTCGGCCGACAGCCGCCGGTCGATGCCGAAGACATGCTGGAAACTGTGGTCCAGCCACAGCCGCGACGGCGTGCCCGCGAACAGGTGGTAATGGCTGGCGAACAGCCGCCAGATGGCGCGCCCGTCCGTCCCGGTCGGACCTCCGTCGACGCGCGGCACGCCCAGGTCGGTCAGCGCCACGCCCTGCGACACCAGCATTCGAAAGACGTAGTGATCCGGCGTCACGAACAGTTGCGCGGGGTCGGGAAAGGGCTGGTCCTCGGCGAACCAGCGGGGGTCGGTATGGCCGTGCGGGCTGATGATCGGCAGGTCGCGTATCCCTGCATACAGATCGCGCGCCATGTCGCGGGCCCGCCCGTCCAGCGGAAACAGCCGATCCTCATCCAGCAATCCCATCCTCCCTCCCATCGAGCCGTGCTTGTTTTGCGTCTAGCCATCTAATATGCTAGTTTTCAAGAATGGTCAATCGGGTGCCGAGATGGCGTCATCACGCGGGCTTTCCAGGGTCGATCCGCCGGTTCTGGACGCAGGACGGTCACGCACCGTCACGGATCAGGTCTTCGACCTGCTGTATGAACGGGTCGTGACCCTGGTCCTGCCGCCCGGCGCCAGACTGTCCGAGGCCGAGATGGCCGCCCAGATGGGCGTCTCGCGCCAGCCGGTGCGCGACGCCTTCTATCGCCTGTCGCAACTGGGCTTCATCGAGATCCGGCCGCAGCGCGCCACCATCGTGACGCCGATTTCGGAAGATGCGGTCTTGCAGGCCTGCTTCATCCGCGCCGCGCTGGAAGAATCCTGCATGCGCGTCGCGGTGCGGCGCCTGACCCCCGACCACCTGGACGCCCTGGGGCGGCTGATCGACCTGCAAGACCAAGAAATCCAGGCGGGAAACCGCGCGGCCTTCCACGCCCTGGACGACCGCTTCCACCGCGACATCTGCACCTTCGCCGGGCTGGAATTCGTCTGGACGCTGATCCGCGACAGCAAGGGCCACATGGACCGGGCCCAGTACCTGTCGCTCTCTTATGGCAGCGAGACGGCCTTTGCCGAACATGGACAGATCCTGGAGGCCCTGCGCCGCCGCGACGGCGATGCCGCCGTCGCCGCCATCCGCCGGCATCTCAGCCGGATCGAGGGGATCCTGGCCCGCCTGCGCCTGGACCAGCCGCAGGTCTTCGGCTGAACGCCTGCCCTTTGCCTTGATGCAAATATCCTCGAGGGGAGCCGCCCGAAAGGCGGCCGGGGGGCAGACAGCCCCCCGCCTTCGTCTCCGCCGCACGCGTCCCGCCCCTGTTGGCCGACCCTATTGGCCTGCCCTATTGGATCGAGAACGGCTGCTGGAAATTATAGGACGCGTTCGTCAGGCTGGGCGGGGCTGCGGGGCAGCGGGCACGGCCCATGGCCCGCGCGATTTCCCTGTCGACGCGCGCATTTCCGGTCGATCCGCCCAGGGAGGCCGCCTGGACCCGCCCGTTCCGTGCGATCACCAGGTTCACCACCCCCCGCGATCCCCGCGCCCCCGACACGCGCGAGGCAGAGCGCAGGATGCAGGCGCCGACCTGCTGCTTCCAGCTTGCCTCGTCGCGGGCGCGTTGCTGGGCGCTGACCCCGGTCCTGCCGGTGGCGCCCTGCTGGCCTTGCTCGGCCCGCCGCGCCGGCTGCTGCCGGGCGGGCTGTTCCTGGCGCGGCTCGGCCTGGCGCTGCGGCTGCGGCTGCGGTTCGCGGCGCGGCTCGCGCCGAGGTTCCGGTTCGCGCTGCGGCTCGGGTTCCGGCGCGCGCTCGGGGCGGCGTTGCGGGCGGGCCGAGCTGTTCAGCACCACCTCGGGCGGGGTGTCCAGTTCCGGCGGCGCGGGGGGGAACAGTTCGGCCATGTCGTCCAAGGGCTCCAGTTCCGGCAAGGGCGGCAGCTCCAGCGGCTCGACGACTTCCTCGGGTTCCGGCTCAGGCCCAGGTTCCGGTTCGGGTTCCGGTTCGGGCTGCGGCTCCGGCTCGGCGGGGTCTTCGGCGGCCTCCTCGACCGGCTCCTCGGTCGGGGCGACGGCTTCCTCGGTCGGCGCCTCGGCAGGGGCCAGATCCACGAAGACGGGTTCCGGCAGGCCTGGCGGGGCGGCGGCCTCGGCCCGCTGCATGATCCACAGCGCGCCGCCCAGGTGCAGCGCCAGCACCAGGACCGAGGCGCCGCCCCACAGAGCGCCCTCGCGGATCGCGCGGGCGGCGCGGCCGCTCATCGCGCGGGTTCCGCCGGCGCAGGCGCGGCGGGCAAGGGATCGGCGCCGGACGCGGCAGGCCCGCCCGCCTGCGCCGATTCAAGCCCCACAAGCGCGATCTTCAGATAGCCGGTATCGCGCAGGGTGTTCATCACCTCCATCAGGTCGCCATAGGCGACCTCGCGGTCGGCGCGCAGGAAGATGCGCTGTTCGCGGTCGCCCTCGGTCGCGGCGGCCAGGGCCGCGGCCAGCCCGCCCGGCGCGATGTCGGTATTGTCCAGCGCCAGCGTCAGATCGGGCTTCACGGTCACATAGACGGGCTGGTCCGGGCGTTCAGCGGGCGTGGCGTTCGACACCGGCAGGTCCACGTTCACATCGACCGTGGCCAGCGGCGCGGCGACCATGAAGATGATCAGCAGCACCAGCATCACATCGATGAAGGGGGTGACGTTGATCTCGTGGTTCTCGACCAGATCGTCGCCCGACTCGCGGATCCCGCCTGCCATGGCCTAGACCCCCGGCCGGGGCGCGGCGACGCCGCGGAAGTCCAGGTCGCGGCTGACCAGCTGACGCACGCCCGCCGCCGCATTGGCCAGACGCAGGCGATAGCCGGTGATGCCGCGCGCGAAGACGTTGTAGATCACCACGGCGGGAATCGCCGCGACCAGCCCGATGGCGGTGGCCAGCAGCGCCTCGGCGATGCCGGGGGCCACCACGGCCAGGTTGGTGGTCTGGCTTTCGGAAATGCCGATGAAGCTGTTCATGATCCCCCAGACGGTGCCGAACAGCCCCACGAAGGGCGCGGTGGATCCGATGGTCGCCAGGACGCCGGTGCCCCGGCCCATGCGGCGGCCCGCGACGGCCTCGATCCGGTCCAGCTGGGATTCGACGCGCTCCTTGACCCCGCCGTCGCCCGCCACGTCCAGGGCGGGCTTCGACCGGCGGTATTCCTCGGCCGCCTGGCGGATCATGCGCGACACCGCGTCGCGGCGGTTGCCGCTGGCGGCGACGGCGGCCTCCAGCGTGTCGGCGCGCCGGATGCGGCGGATGCCACCCTGCACGGCGGCGCTGGCCCCCCACAGTTCCAGGGCCTTCACCACCAGCACCGTCCAGGTGACGACCGAGGCGAAGGCCAGCCCGATCATCACCGCCTTGACCACGATGTCGGCGGCCCAGAACATCCCTATCGGCGACAGGTCGTGCGGCAGGTTCGGATCGCGCGCGGGCGGGGCCAGGATCGGCGCCAGGGCGTCCTGCATGGATTGCGGCAGGAAATCCGCGACCGGCTCTGGCTCGGGCGCGGGAACGGCCGGGGTTGCGGGCGCGGGGGCCGCCGCCGGGGGGTCGGCAACGGGCGTCGTCGGGGTCGCCTCGGGACCAGGGGCAGGCGCCGCAG contains:
- a CDS encoding GntR family transcriptional regulator — encoded protein: MASSRGLSRVDPPVLDAGRSRTVTDQVFDLLYERVVTLVLPPGARLSEAEMAAQMGVSRQPVRDAFYRLSQLGFIEIRPQRATIVTPISEDAVLQACFIRAALEESCMRVAVRRLTPDHLDALGRLIDLQDQEIQAGNRAAFHALDDRFHRDICTFAGLEFVWTLIRDSKGHMDRAQYLSLSYGSETAFAEHGQILEALRRRDGDAAVAAIRRHLSRIEGILARLRLDQPQVFG
- a CDS encoding energy transducer TonB; the protein is MSGRAARAIREGALWGGASVLVLALHLGGALWIMQRAEAAAPPGLPEPVFVDLAPAEAPTEEAVAPTEEPVEEAAEDPAEPEPQPEPEPEPEPGPEPEPEEVVEPLELPPLPELEPLDDMAELFPPAPPELDTPPEVVLNSSARPQRRPERAPEPEPQREPEPRREPRREPQPQPQRQAEPRQEQPARQQPARRAEQGQQGATGRTGVSAQQRARDEASWKQQVGACILRSASRVSGARGSRGVVNLVIARNGRVQAASLGGSTGNARVDREIARAMGRARCPAAPPSLTNASYNFQQPFSIQ
- the exbB gene encoding tonB-system energizer ExbB; its protein translation is MTYLPQPRLGAALALTLTCLLAPLAQAQDAAPGQTTTQAPAPVQAPTPVQTDAPAQPQAPAAQQPAAPAQATAPAATETGSAAPAATPAAPAPGPEATPTTPVADPPAAAPAPATPAVPAPEPEPVADFLPQSMQDALAPILAPPARDPNLPHDLSPIGMFWAADIVVKAVMIGLAFASVVTWTVLVVKALELWGASAAVQGGIRRIRRADTLEAAVAASGNRRDAVSRMIRQAAEEYRRSKPALDVAGDGGVKERVESQLDRIEAVAGRRMGRGTGVLATIGSTAPFVGLFGTVWGIMNSFIGISESQTTNLAVVAPGIAEALLATAIGLVAAIPAVVIYNVFARGITGYRLRLANAAAGVRQLVSRDLDFRGVAAPRPGV
- a CDS encoding TRAP transporter small permease, with translation MQGSIAALSRLNAWLSRISLWLAGTGLVAMTIIVFAQVFMRYVMNDSLLWVEPVAILLMSWFIFLGAAVGVHESFHMGFDVLLFFLPDSAGTWLKALSDLAVLAFSIGMAVYGWQLMARTWDSTLPVIRLPGGFGYMPLFAGGVLMTLFVLEHLLNRLSGRMVETPPDAEDILMTEA
- a CDS encoding TRAP transporter substrate-binding protein, with translation MKFVTTTLAALLCSASLASAADCEITLRSSDTHPDGYPTVEGVKAMASEVKEKTAGRICIEVFPSAQLGEEKDTIEQTQFGVIDMIRASFGSFNDIVPVTQLMSLPYLFRSEDHQHAVMDGPIGEEIAAAFAEKDLIALAYYDGGARNFYNSQKPIRSVEDLAGMKFRVMQNDVFVDMMSALGANATPMPYGEVYSSIQTGVIDGAENNFPSYDSSGHVEVAKYFTLDQHLMVPELVAVSRIAWDKLTPEDQDILRTAAKNSATVQRRLWAEQEKASEDKVVAAGAEVIKDVDKTAFIEAMAPVYEKYVTTPEAQDLVRRIQETQ
- the uxaC gene encoding glucuronate isomerase, translating into MGLLDEDRLFPLDGRARDMARDLYAGIRDLPIISPHGHTDPRWFAEDQPFPDPAQLFVTPDHYVFRMLVSQGVALTDLGVPRVDGGPTGTDGRAIWRLFASHYHLFAGTPSRLWLDHSFQHVFGIDRRLSAETADWYYDHIADCLARPEFRPRALFKRFNIEVIATTEAATDDLRWHRMIRDSGWGGRVVTAYRPDGVVDPQVAGFADNVALLGQQTGFDTATWTGYLDAHRARRAFFKDHGATSSDHGHASARTEDLPQAEAAALFQKALCGTCSADEADAFRGQMLTEMARMSLEDGLVLQIHPGSRRNHSGPVMAVHGRDKGFDIPGRTDYVAALRPLLNAVGMRPDLTVILFTLDETAYSRELAPLAGVYPCLRLGPPWWFHDSPEGMRRFREMTTETAGFHNTVGFNDDTRAFCSIPARHDVARRVDCGFLATLVATGRLHADEAPALAHQLTYGLAKKAYKL
- a CDS encoding TRAP transporter large permease, coding for MEYLILFGVFTLLMLIGTPIAFCLGISSLATVGYLGLPPLVVFQRLSAGISVFTLMAIPFFIFAGDLMVRGGIAARIVAFAGSLIGHVRGGLGQVNIAASTLFGGISGSAVAEAAAVGGIMIPQMKARGYGADYAVNVTSMAALIALLLPPSHNMIIYSISGGGRISIADLFTAGIIPGLLLAVALSITAYAVARQRGYPTEPFPGFARVFRFLLESIPGMLLIAIIFGGVRSGIFTATESSCIAVLYALLVTMVVYRSMSWSDFVHATQQAVRTTAMVLLIIGMAGAFGWLMAYLHVAQISLDWMQSVSNNPFVILLMINIVLLVLGTFMDMSPLIIITTPIFLPVVAAFGVDPVHFGVIMILNLGIGLNTPPLGPVQFVAAAVARISIWEAMRSVWPFYAAGLIVLMLVTYVPALSLWLPGVFR
- the exbD gene encoding TonB system transport protein ExbD, whose translation is MAGGIRESGDDLVENHEINVTPFIDVMLVLLIIFMVAAPLATVDVNVDLPVSNATPAERPDQPVYVTVKPDLTLALDNTDIAPGGLAAALAAATEGDREQRIFLRADREVAYGDLMEVMNTLRDTGYLKIALVGLESAQAGGPAASGADPLPAAPAPAEPAR